One Dromiciops gliroides isolate mDroGli1 chromosome 3, mDroGli1.pri, whole genome shotgun sequence DNA segment encodes these proteins:
- the XKR8 gene encoding XK-related protein 8 has translation MSRPSRACRLRDLVLTALGTGAFVLDLGADVWAAGQYALQGRLPWAALQLAALGLASAALQLFSWAWYSGDPDDLHPGLPSGRRLALLHFLHLGYLHRCARALKVGFSLWRQDEPSELDLDYANFISMDISMLRLFETFLEATPQLILVLHIALCTGRVECYQWLGISTSFICISWTLLDYHRALRSCLPTKSSLGYLSSTVYFLWNLLLLCPRIVALALFTTVFPRYITVHFLTLWVVLLLWVWLQNTDFMPTIASEWLYRGTVAVILYFSWFNVSEGRTQSRSIIHCSFLVMDSLLLGGTWLAYNVPLPNPSLLPWLLLGPVLFFLLGLGLRGAYYYWLHPSRQATALDERDGSRGLTLQDVHQNRRMAKLAQSFFPRAAPAKSGDVNGIL, from the exons ATGTCTAGGCCCTCCCGGGCCTGCCGGCTCCGTGATCTGGTGCTGACGGCGTTGGGCACGGGCGCCTTCGTGCTGGACCTGGGCGCCGACGTGTGGGCCGCGGGCCAGTACGCGCTCCAGGGCCGCCTGCCGTGGGCTGCGCTGCAGCTGGCCGCGCTGGGCCTCGCCTCGGCCGCCCTGCAGCTCTTCAGCTGGGCCTGGTACAGCGGAGACCCCGACGACCTGCACCCAGGGCTGCCCTCGGGCCGCCGTCTGGCGCTGCTGCACTTCCTGCACCTGGGCTACCTGCATAG GTGTGCCCGGGCCCTGAAGGTGGGATTTTCCCTGTGGAGGCAGGATGAGCCATCCGAGCTTGACCTGGACTATGCCAACTTCATTTCCATGGACATTAGCATGCTGCGGCTCTTCGAGACCTTCCTGGAGGCCACACCCCAGCTCATCCTGGTGCTCCACATCGCCCTGTGTACAGGCAGAGTGGAATGCTATCAGT GGCTGGGCATTAGCACCTCCTTCATTTGCATTTCGTGGACCCTGCTGGATTATCACCGGGCCCTTAGAAGCTGCCTCCCGACCAAGTCTTCCTTGGGTTACCTCTCTtctactgtctatttcctctggAACCTGCTGCTACTGTGTCCCCGGATTGTGGCCTTGGCCCTCTTCACCACTGTCTTCCCCAGGTACATCACTGTCCACTTCCTGACCCTCTGGGTGGTCCTGCTCCTCTGGGTTTGGCTGCAGAACACAGACTTCATGCCAACCATTGCATCCGAGTGGCTGTACCGGGGCACCGTGGCTGTCATCCTCTATTTCTCCTGGTTTAACGTGTCTGAGGGGAGGACTCAAAGCCGCAGCATCATCCATTGCAGCTTCCTTGTGATGGACAGCCTCCTCTTGGGAGGCACATGGCTGGCATACAATGTCCCACTTCCCAACCCCTCCCTGTTGCCGTGGCTCCTGCTTGGGCCTGTGCTCTTCTTCTTGCTGGGCCTGGGGCTTCGTGGTGCCTACTACTATTGGCTGCACCCCAGCCGCCAAGCAACAGCCTTAGATGAGAGGGATGGGAGCCGGGGCCTCACCCTCCAAGACGTGCATCAGAACAGGAGGATGGCCAAACTCGCTCAGAGCTTCTTCCCCAGAGCTGCCCCTGCCAAGAGTGGGGACGTGAATGGTATCCTCTGA